From a single Stomoxys calcitrans chromosome 4, idStoCalc2.1, whole genome shotgun sequence genomic region:
- the LOC106086905 gene encoding antigen 5 like allergen Cul n 1-like, with the protein MARCTSIALLIYLFAYEVSATTTTYSKFLTFSENPCNYCSTHIACRNTWKFPDSCNLNAEFVTMTPELRNFLMDLHNERRNILAGGNQKGYLPAVRMATMSWNYEFEYLSALNLLQCDLKHDKCRRTPTHPYVGQNLASLTWNTKELSIEEILTLLVDYWYKEHQYITMDHIKYFPRANLPHAIGHFTQMAQERANEVGCAVMRHSSEDLRHVLLACNYSFANFYNVTIYRHGSAASKCQTGVNTKYTNLCSAREKYNTSSLVY; encoded by the exons ATGGCCCGCTGTACGAGTATAGCTTTGTTAATATATCTATTTGCCTATGAAGTTTCAGCCACCACGACAActtattccaaatttttaacgTTTAGTGAAAACCCTTGCAATTATTGTAGTACACACATAGCTTGTAGAAACACATGG AAATTTCCCGACTCTTGTAATCTGAATGCAGAATTCGTAACAATGACACCTGAATTGCGAAACTTTTTGATGGACTTACATAACGAACGCCGTAATATTTTAGCTGGAGGCAATCAAAAAGGTTACCTACCTGCGGTTCGCATGGCTACAATGTCCTGGAATTATGAATTTGAATATCTATCTGCTTTGAATCTTTTGCAATGCGATTTGAAACACGATAAATGTCGCCGAACACCCACCCATCCCTATGTAGGACAAAATTTGGCATCTCTGACATGGAATACGAAGGAATTAAGCATTGAGGAGATACTCACATTGCTGGTGGATTATTGGTACAAAGAACACCAATATATAACAATGGACCATATCAAATATTTTCCGCGAGCGAATTT ACCACATGCAATTGGACACTTCACCCAGATGGCTCAAGAGCGTGCAAATGAAGTCGGTTGTGCCGTAATGCGTCATTCGAGCGAAGACCTAAGGCATGTGCTCTTGGCTTGCAATTATTCATTTGCAAACTTCTACAATGTGACCATCTATAGACATGGATCTGCGGCCTCTAAATGCCAGACAGGGGTTAACACAAAATATACAAATCTATGTTCGGCTAGGGAAAAATATAACACTAGTAGCTTGGTTTACTAG